In Bdellovibrio sp. GT3, one genomic interval encodes:
- the aspA gene encoding aspartate ammonia-lyase — translation MSQFRIENDLLGDKQVPAEAYYGIHTLRAMENFEISGFKIGQDELFVRALALVKKATAMANGELGTIPKDVSKTIVEACEVILKDPRKWGAQFPSDIFQGGAGTSVNMNANEVIANIALELRGLKKGEYKVIHPNDHVNKCQSTNDAYPTAFRVALYEHLSVVVKAVDVLAESFDKKGKEFSKVLKMGRTQLQDAVPMSLGQEFNAFATLLKEDSRLLKTVQKLILEVNLGATAIGTGVNAPEGYSALAVKKLAEVTGYPFVISEDLIEATSDCGAYVIISAALKRTAVKLSKICNDLRLLSSGPRAGLKEINLPELQAGSSIMPAKVNPVIPEVVNQVAFKVIGNDLTVTLAAEAGQLQLNVMEPVIASSLFESINLMTQACYTLKNKCVDGITANVDRCRDYVMNSIGIVTYLDPIIGHAEGDLIGKICAQTGKSVAEVALERGVVTQAQLDEIFSNENLLNPKYLGKKH, via the coding sequence ATGAGTCAGTTCAGAATTGAAAACGATCTATTAGGCGACAAGCAGGTTCCGGCGGAGGCCTACTACGGTATCCACACACTGCGCGCGATGGAGAACTTTGAAATTTCTGGTTTCAAAATCGGGCAGGATGAGTTGTTCGTTCGTGCCTTGGCGCTGGTAAAAAAAGCCACAGCTATGGCGAATGGGGAATTGGGTACAATTCCTAAAGATGTTTCCAAAACAATTGTCGAAGCCTGTGAAGTGATTTTAAAAGATCCCCGCAAATGGGGCGCTCAGTTTCCTTCAGATATTTTTCAAGGTGGCGCCGGTACGTCGGTGAACATGAATGCCAATGAAGTTATTGCCAATATCGCACTGGAACTTCGCGGTCTGAAAAAAGGCGAATACAAAGTCATTCATCCGAATGATCACGTCAATAAATGCCAATCCACAAACGATGCCTATCCTACCGCCTTCCGTGTGGCGCTCTATGAGCACTTGAGCGTGGTCGTGAAAGCCGTGGATGTGCTGGCAGAGTCCTTTGATAAAAAAGGCAAAGAGTTTTCGAAGGTTCTGAAGATGGGACGAACTCAGCTGCAGGACGCGGTTCCCATGTCCCTGGGACAGGAATTCAACGCCTTTGCAACATTGTTGAAAGAAGACAGCCGTCTGCTTAAGACCGTGCAAAAACTTATTTTGGAAGTGAACCTGGGTGCGACTGCGATCGGTACCGGTGTCAATGCTCCAGAGGGTTACTCCGCATTGGCAGTAAAAAAACTGGCGGAGGTGACGGGCTATCCATTTGTGATTTCCGAAGACCTGATCGAAGCGACGAGTGATTGTGGTGCCTATGTCATTATTTCGGCGGCGTTGAAACGCACAGCCGTAAAGCTTTCCAAAATCTGCAATGACCTGCGTTTGCTAAGTTCCGGTCCGCGCGCAGGATTGAAAGAAATCAATCTGCCAGAGCTTCAGGCGGGCTCTTCAATCATGCCGGCAAAAGTGAATCCGGTGATTCCTGAAGTGGTGAATCAAGTGGCTTTCAAAGTTATCGGCAATGATTTGACGGTGACCTTGGCGGCAGAGGCGGGACAACTGCAGTTGAACGTGATGGAACCGGTTATCGCCTCCAGCCTGTTTGAGTCCATCAATCTGATGACTCAGGCTTGTTACACTCTGAAAAACAAATGTGTCGACGGAATCACAGCCAATGTGGATCGCTGTCGCGACTACGTGATGAACTCCATCGGCATTGTGACTTATCTGGATCCTATCATCGGTCATGCAGAAGGTGACTTGATTGGGAAGATCTGCGCTCAGACGGGCAAGAGTGTTGCGGAAGTTGCCTTGGAACGTGGCGTGGTCACTCAGGCACAGTTGGATGAAATCTTTTCGAATGAGAATCTGCTAAACCCAAAATATCTGGGTAAGAAGCATTAA
- a CDS encoding ArnT family glycosyltransferase: protein MIAEYWKQRSLDQKVLILFILTLLFRAFFSLNIGLIDDEAYHWSWAKDLQLSYFDHPGMIAWLEAITTSIFGDNQLGVRLPGFLCFTAMIVLLYKLTKQLFDQWAAIFVGFVMLWSPFWGFGGYVASPEPVFALCWVAAAYVFWQGVREDKHQWSVKKTWLWLGVLMGLGLNSKFIIALLAPGFGLYLLATPNRRKDLLTPWPWVGFLIATVLCTPIFWWNHIHDWPGFRYQFHDRHSGETFKPGRWGGWFAAQLLFCTPFLYVMIALAFITSLLKRKEARWRFLFCLTVPSIAVFYPQPFFADYKPHWSGAAYTLLLMGAGYIWSQGLKWGQKQIVKARSKVFTYGILGFFIPLALITYTPFAYPWIPKAFKFFAPNAKWETTYDPSNEFTGWEELGEFANRRQREIHAETGHRPFLAALRYETTAQTTWGTKAKIYMLNSTVSNYTVMQSVEEMKNMEGQDALIVTTEKYDKDPMEYAKFDGCTRDKLMTFRHGVHARTFWLYLCKNFQGITYGPNEQPPSARR from the coding sequence GTGATTGCTGAATATTGGAAGCAAAGATCCCTTGATCAAAAAGTCCTGATTCTTTTCATCCTGACTCTTTTATTTCGCGCCTTTTTCAGTTTGAATATCGGGCTGATCGATGATGAGGCTTACCATTGGTCATGGGCCAAAGATCTGCAACTTTCTTACTTTGATCACCCGGGCATGATTGCATGGCTGGAGGCGATTACGACCTCGATTTTTGGCGACAATCAACTGGGCGTTCGACTGCCGGGCTTCCTTTGCTTCACGGCGATGATTGTACTTTTGTATAAACTAACGAAACAACTTTTTGACCAATGGGCTGCGATCTTTGTCGGCTTTGTGATGTTGTGGTCACCCTTCTGGGGTTTTGGCGGATACGTGGCCTCCCCTGAGCCTGTCTTCGCATTGTGCTGGGTGGCAGCGGCTTACGTGTTCTGGCAAGGCGTTCGCGAAGACAAACACCAATGGTCCGTTAAAAAAACCTGGCTATGGCTGGGCGTTTTGATGGGCTTGGGCTTAAATTCGAAATTCATCATCGCACTCTTGGCTCCGGGATTTGGTCTTTACCTATTGGCGACTCCAAACCGTCGCAAAGATTTGCTGACGCCGTGGCCGTGGGTGGGCTTCCTGATTGCTACAGTCTTGTGCACACCGATTTTCTGGTGGAACCATATTCACGACTGGCCGGGATTCCGTTATCAATTCCATGATCGTCACAGTGGAGAAACTTTCAAACCAGGACGCTGGGGCGGCTGGTTTGCAGCGCAACTTTTGTTCTGCACGCCGTTCTTGTACGTGATGATTGCTTTGGCGTTTATCACTTCGCTGCTTAAACGCAAGGAAGCCCGCTGGAGATTTCTATTCTGTTTGACGGTGCCATCTATTGCGGTGTTTTATCCGCAGCCATTCTTTGCTGATTACAAACCGCATTGGTCAGGAGCCGCTTACACTCTGCTACTTATGGGTGCCGGCTACATCTGGTCCCAAGGTTTGAAGTGGGGGCAAAAGCAAATCGTGAAAGCCCGAAGCAAGGTTTTCACTTACGGGATTTTGGGATTCTTTATTCCGTTGGCTTTGATCACTTACACTCCGTTTGCATACCCATGGATTCCGAAGGCCTTTAAGTTTTTCGCACCGAATGCAAAATGGGAAACCACCTACGATCCTTCCAATGAGTTTACCGGCTGGGAAGAACTGGGCGAGTTTGCAAATCGTCGTCAACGTGAAATCCACGCCGAGACAGGACACCGTCCGTTCCTGGCAGCCCTTCGCTATGAAACCACAGCACAGACAACCTGGGGCACTAAGGCGAAGATCTATATGCTGAACTCCACAGTCAGCAACTACACTGTCATGCAGTCCGTGGAAGAAATGAAAAACATGGAAGGTCAGGATGCCTTGATTGTGACGACTGAAAAGTACGACAAGGATCCAATGGAGTATGCGAAGTTCGACGGATGTACCCGCGACAAGCTGATGACGTTCCGTCATGGCGTTCATGCGCGCACATTCTGGCTGTACCTGTGCAAAAACTTCCAGGGCATCACTTACGGCCCGAACGAACAACCGCCGTCAGCGCGTCGTTAA
- a CDS encoding MBL fold metallo-hydrolase — protein sequence MITKLSLLLICIGVLVGCAGPFKYHDPKIPHRGKDGFLNNYDNSPKESVLKWYWERWTTSFPEDDPAGAPTVTADMNAINHPAGLTITWLGHSAMLVQLDGMNILTDPSLSERVSPFSFIGPKRYGKLPIEIEHLPAIDVVVISHNHYDHLDLPSLRKLNMLNQGKTRFLVPLGNKELLAKEGIINVAEYDWWTGEKVGAVQFTFAPAQHWTTRTRFDLNQTLWGGWMIKGATRQVYFVGDTGYSPDFRDIRQRLGAVDVALIPIGAYAPRWFMQKQHNDPAEAVLIHQDLGAQFSLPIHWGTFKLSDEPMSEPPVKLKEALQSAKLPSTVFPVLNRGETFSFEKASKQGK from the coding sequence ATGATTACAAAGCTATCGTTGCTCCTGATTTGCATAGGAGTCCTTGTGGGTTGCGCAGGGCCATTTAAATATCACGATCCGAAAATTCCTCATCGCGGAAAAGATGGGTTCCTGAACAACTATGATAACTCACCCAAGGAAAGCGTGCTGAAGTGGTACTGGGAACGATGGACCACCAGTTTCCCCGAGGATGATCCAGCGGGGGCCCCCACAGTTACTGCGGACATGAATGCGATAAACCATCCTGCGGGCCTGACCATCACTTGGTTGGGACATTCCGCTATGCTGGTACAATTGGATGGTATGAATATTCTGACGGATCCCTCCCTGTCTGAGCGGGTTTCGCCATTTAGTTTCATTGGACCCAAACGTTATGGAAAACTGCCGATCGAAATAGAACATCTGCCGGCCATTGATGTTGTGGTGATTTCTCATAACCACTATGACCATTTGGATCTGCCCAGTTTGCGAAAGCTGAATATGCTTAATCAGGGCAAAACGCGCTTTCTGGTGCCCTTGGGCAACAAAGAGTTATTGGCCAAAGAGGGAATCATTAACGTTGCAGAGTATGACTGGTGGACCGGGGAAAAGGTGGGGGCGGTGCAGTTCACCTTTGCGCCGGCTCAGCATTGGACCACGCGCACGCGCTTTGATCTGAATCAGACCCTGTGGGGTGGCTGGATGATCAAAGGTGCAACCCGCCAGGTTTATTTTGTCGGGGATACCGGTTATTCGCCGGATTTTCGTGACATCCGTCAGCGCCTAGGTGCGGTGGACGTTGCTCTTATACCAATTGGTGCCTATGCTCCTCGCTGGTTCATGCAAAAGCAACATAATGATCCGGCCGAGGCTGTGCTGATTCACCAGGATCTGGGAGCACAGTTTTCATTGCCGATACACTGGGGCACTTTCAAACTCAGTGACGAGCCGATGTCTGAACCACCGGTTAAACTGAAGGAGGCTTTGCAAAGTGCAAAGCTGCCATCGACAGTTTTTCCAGTGCTCAACAGGGGCGAGACTTTTTCATTTGAAAAAGCCAGCAAACAAGGGAAGTAG